From the Manis javanica isolate MJ-LG chromosome 13, MJ_LKY, whole genome shotgun sequence genome, one window contains:
- the ANO8 gene encoding anoctamin-8 isoform X4, whose translation MAEASSSAGSTSLEGERGKRPPPEGEPAAPVSGVLDKLFGKRLLQAGRYLVSHKAWMKTVPTENCDVLMTFPDTTDDHTLLWLLNHIRVGIPELIVQVRHHRHTRAYAFFVTATYESLLRGADELALRKAVKAEFGGGTRGFSCEEDFIYENVESELRFFTSQERQSIIRFWLQNLRAKQGEALHNVRFLEDQPIIPELAARGIIQQVFPVHEQRILNRLMKSWVQAVCENQPLDEICDYFGVKIAMYFAWLGFYTSAMVYPAVFGSVLYTFTEADQTSRDVSCVVFALFNVVWSTLFLEEWKQRGAELAYKWGTLDSPGEAVEEPRPQFRELVLSVKGLPRLAHFLPKVVLALLVSVSAEGYKKLAIWLNDMENYRLESAYEKHLIIKVVLFQFVNSYLSLFYIGFYLKDMERLKEMLATLLITRQFLQNVREVLQPHLYRRLGRGELGLRAAWELARALLGLLSLQHPAPRHLEPQAEEGGGSSSGGGRRCLGGGCGAPEEEEEATVEQRPLGEDGEVVDGPRGDKEEDEEDEEEEEAEADDEEGEEGGPLDCGLRLKKVSFSERGARWRQPSPEALLEEGSPTMVEKGLEPGVLTLAEEDDEAEGASSSPERDPPATLLRRAGGEGRDQGPDGGPDSEPGPGDSARRRRQDRSSWIDPPKEEHAPQLTQAELESCMRKYEDTFQDYQEMFVQFGYVVLFSSAFPLAALCALVNNLIEIRSDALKLCTGLQRPFGQRVESIGQWQKVMEAMGVLAIVVNCYLIGQCGQLQRLFPWLSPEAAIVSVVVLEHFALLLKYLIHVAIPDIPGWVAEEMAKLEYQRREAFKRHERQAQHHYQQQQRRRREEEERQRHAEHHARRERDAGGREEARAEGSRLDPAAPEKASAKAKGGGPGGHGLERPKRPGSLLAPNNVMKLKQIIPLQGKFLSSGATSSLAGTGTGPAARAPPAQSPTGSDTRLPAFLSFKFLKSPETRRDPERSHSPPKAFHAGKLFPFGGARAEAGANGAGGQARPDGTLSGGGGRAQRSGPTDEASAVEPDTPRPEEEASGTELALVGAPALRTRRSRSPAPPPPPTSLPRPPTPPPGCWQWDGPWGCGGEGAAARQAPAPALAECPPCALAGPPPAPQPLPGDASFYSLPPPPLPPNSEAPEPSAPSPSASPSPQAVCWPSGWH comes from the exons ATGGCCGAAGCCTCTTCCAGCGCCGGGAGCACGTCCCTGGAGGGTGAGCGCGGCAAGAGGCCCCCTCCCGAAGGCGAACCTGCAGCCCCGGTGTCTGGAGTTCTGG ATAAGCTTTTTGGGAAGCGGCTTCTGCAGGCAGGTCGCTACCTGGTGTCCCACAAAGCGTGGATGAAGACAGTGCCCACAGAGAACTGCGACGTGCTGATGACCTTCCCAG ACACCACGGATGACCACACGCTGCTATGGCTGCTGAACCACATCCGCGTGGGCATCCCTGAGCTCATCGTGCAAGTCCGCCACCACCGCCACACTCGTGCCTATGCCTTCTTCGTCACGGCCACGTATGAGAG CCTACTCCGAGGGGCCGACGAGCTGGCTCTGCGCAAAGCAGTGAAGGCCGAGTTTGGCGGGGGCACCCGCGGCTTCTCCTGCGAGGAGGACTTCATCTACGAGAATGTGGAGAGTGAGCTGCGCTTCTTCACCTCCCAG GAGCGCCAGAGCATCATCCGCTTCTGGCTGCAGAATCTGCGAGCCAAGCAGGGCGAAGCCCTGCACAACGTTCGCTTCCTGGAGGACCAACCAATTA TCCCTGAGCTGGCAGCCCGTGGGATCATCCAGCAGGTATTCCCGGTCCACGAGCAGCGCATCCTGAACCGCCTGATGAAGTCTTGGGTGCAGGCTGTGTGTGAAAACCAGCCTCTAG ACGAGATCTGCGACTACTTTGGTGTGAAGATTGCCATGTATTTTGCCTGGCTGGGCTTTTACACATCGGCAATGGTGTACCCAGCTGTCTTTGGTTCTGTCCTGTACACATTCACTGAGGCTGATCAG ACAAGCCGGGATGTGTCATGTGTGGTCTTCGCGCTCTTCAATGTGGTCTGGTCAACACTGTTCTTGGAGGAATGGAAACAGAGGGGGGCAGAGCTGGCCTACAAGTGGGGGACGCTGGACTCCCCTGGCGAAGCTGTAGAGGAGCCACGACCCCAGTTCAGG GAGCTGGTGCTGAGCGTGAAGGGGCTTCCTCGTCTTGCCCATTTCCTGCCCAAGGTTGTGCTGGCCCTGCTGGTCAGTGTGAGTGCTGAAGGCTATAAGAAGCTTGCTATCTGGCTCAATGACATGG AGAATTACCGGCTGGAGAGTGCCTACGAAAAGCACCTCATCATCAAGGTTGTCCTG TTCCAATTTGTCAACTCATACCTGAGCCTCTTCTACATTGGCTTCTACCTCAAAGACATGGAACGCCTGAAAGAG aTGCTGGCCACCCTGCTGATCACCCGCCAGTTCCTCCAGAATGTACGCGAGGTCCTGCAGCCGCACCTGTACCGGCGGCTGGGCCGAGGCGAGCTCGGCCTGCGGGCTGCCTGGGAGCTGGCCCGCGCTCTGCTGGGCTTGCTGAGCCTCCAGCACCCTGCGCCCCGCCACCTCGAGCCCCAGGCTGAAGAGGGTGGTGGCAGCAGTAGTGGGGGAGGCCGCAGGTGTCTCGGTGGAGGCTGTGGGGcacctgaggaggaggaggaggccacaGTGGAGCAACGGCCCCTGGGGGAAGATGGGGAAGTGGTGGACGGGCCAAGGGGGGAcaaggaggaggacgaggaggacgaggaggaggaggaggctgaggctgACGACGAGGAGGGCGAGGAGGGCGGCCCCCTGGACTGTGGGCTCCGGCTGAAGAAGGTCAGCTTCTCTGAGCGTGGGGCCAGGTGGCGGCAGCCCAGCCCGGAGGCCCTCCTGGAAGAAGGGAGCCCCACTATGGTGGAGAAAGGGCTGGAGCCAGGTGTACTCACACTGGCCGAGGAGGACGATGAGGCTGAGGGGGCTTCCAGCAGCCCTGAGCGGGACCCCCCAGCTACCCTGCTTCGCCGTGCTGGGGGTGAGGGCCGCGATCAGGGGCCCGACGGCGGCCCGGACTCAGAGCCGGGCCCTGGTGACTCCGCCCGGAGGCGGCGGCAGGACCGGTCGTCTTGGATCGACCCTCCTAAGGAGGAGCACGCGCCCCAGCTCACCCAGGCGGAGCTCGAGAGCTGTATGAGGAAGTACGAG GACACCTTCCAGGACTACCAGGAGATGTTCGTACAATTTGGCTATGTCGTGCTCTTCTCGTCCGCCTTCCCCCTGGCTGCGCTGTGCGCCCTGGTCAACAACCTCATCGAGATCCGCAGCGACGCGCTCAAGCTGTGCACGGGGCTGCAGCGGCCCTTTGGGCAGCGGGTGGAGAGCATCGGCCAGTGGCAG AAGGTGATGGAGGCTATGGGTGTCCTGGCAATCGTGGTCAACTGCTATCTGATTGGCCAGTGTGGGCAGCTGCAGCGCCTCTTTCCCTGGCTCAGCCCTGAGGCAGCCATCGTGTCAGTGGTGGTGCTCGag CACTTCGCTCTGCTCCTCAAGTACCTCATCCACGTGGCCATCCCTGACATTCCTGGTTGGGTGGCCGAGGAGATGGCCAAGCTCGAGTACCAGCGGCGGGAGGCCTTCAAG AGACACGAGCGCCAGGCGCAGCACCACTACCAgcagcagcagcggcggcggcgggaggaggaggagcgccAGCGCCATGCAGAGCACCATGCCCGGCGGGAGCGTGACGCTGGTGGCAGGGAGGAGGCACGGGCCGAGGGCTCCAGGCTGGACCCCGCTGCCCCTGAGAAGGCTTCAGCCAAGGCCAAGGGCGGCGGGCCAGGCGGCCACGGGCTGGAGCGGCCCAAGCGCCCAGGGTCCCTGCTGGCCCCCAACAATGTCATGAAGCTGAAGCAGATCATCCCACTGCAGGGCAAATTTCTGTCATCTGGTGCCACGTCCTCGCTGGCTGGCACAGGGACAGGCCCAGCTGCCCGGGCTCCCCCTGCCCAGTCACCCACAGGCAGTGACACCCGCCTGCCAGCCTTCCTCAGCTTCAAGTTCCTCAAGTCACCCGAGACCCGGCGGGACCCTGAGCGCAGCCATTCGCCCCCCAAGGCCTTCCATGCCGGCAAGCTCTTCCCCTTCGGCGGGGCCCGGGCTGAGGCCGGGGCCAAcggggcaggtgggcaggcccGGCCAGACGGGACCCTCAGCGGTGGCGGAGGCCGGGCCCAGCGGAGTGGGCCAACAGACGAGGCCTCGGCTGTGGAGCCAGACACCCCCAGGCCTGAAGAGGAAGCCTCAG GGACGGAGCTGGCCCTGGTGGGCGCCCCTGCCCTCCGCACCCGCCGCAGCCGGagccccgcgccgccgccgccgccaacGTCGCTGCCCCGGCCCCCGACACCTCCCCCCGGTTGCTGGCAGTGGGACGGGCCGTGGGGCTGCGGGGGCGAGGGCGCCGCCGCCCGCcaggcccccgcccccgccctcgCCGAGTGCCCGCCCTGCGCCCTGGCTGGGCCCCCGCccgccccccagcccctgcctggggACGCCAGCTTCTacagcctccctcccccaccactgcCGCCCAACTCCGAGGCCCCCGAGCCTTCTGCGCCCTCGCCCAGCGCCAGCCCGAGCCCCCAGGCCGTGTGCTGGCCGAGCGGCTGGCACTAG
- the ANO8 gene encoding anoctamin-8 isoform X2 — translation MAEASSSAGSTSLEGERGKRPPPEGEPAAPVSGVLDKLFGKRLLQAGRYLVSHKAWMKTVPTENCDVLMTFPDTTDDHTLLWLLNHIRVGIPELIVQVRHHRHTRAYAFFVTATYESLLRGADELALRKAVKAEFGGGTRGFSCEEDFIYENVESELRFFTSQERQSIIRFWLQNLRAKQGEALHNVRFLEDQPIIPELAARGIIQQVFPVHEQRILNRLMKSWVQAVCENQPLDEICDYFGVKIAMYFAWLGFYTSAMVYPAVFGSVLYTFTEADQTSRDVSCVVFALFNVVWSTLFLEEWKQRGAELAYKWGTLDSPGEAVEEPRPQFRGVRRISPVTRAEEFYYPPWKRMLFQLLVSLPLCLTSLACVFLLMLGCFQLQELVLSVKGLPRLAHFLPKVVLALLVSVSAEGYKKLAIWLNDMENYRLESAYEKHLIIKVVLFQFVNSYLSLFYIGFYLKDMERLKEMLATLLITRQFLQNVREVLQPHLYRRLGRGELGLRAAWELARALLGLLSLQHPAPRHLEPQAEEGGGSSSGGGRRCLGGGCGAPEEEEEATVEQRPLGEDGEVVDGPRGDKEEDEEDEEEEEAEADDEEGEEGGPLDCGLRLKKVSFSERGARWRQPSPEALLEEGSPTMVEKGLEPGVLTLAEEDDEAEGASSSPERDPPATLLRRAGGEGRDQGPDGGPDSEPGPGDSARRRRQDRSSWIDPPKEEHAPQLTQAELESCMRKYEDTFQDYQEMFVQFGYVVLFSSAFPLAALCALVNNLIEIRSDALKLCTGLQRPFGQRVESIGQWQKVMEAMGVLAIVVNCYLIGQCGQLQRLFPWLSPEAAIVSVVVLEYLIHVAIPDIPGWVAEEMAKLEYQRREAFKRHERQAQHHYQQQQRRRREEEERQRHAEHHARRERDAGGREEARAEGSRLDPAAPEKASAKAKGGGPGGHGLERPKRPGSLLAPNNVMKLKQIIPLQGKFLSSGATSSLAGTGTGPAARAPPAQSPTGSDTRLPAFLSFKFLKSPETRRDPERSHSPPKAFHAGKLFPFGGARAEAGANGAGGQARPDGTLSGGGGRAQRSGPTDEASAVEPDTPRPEEEASGTELALVGAPALRTRRSRSPAPPPPPTSLPRPPTPPPGCWQWDGPWGCGGEGAAARQAPAPALAECPPCALAGPPPAPQPLPGDASFYSLPPPPLPPNSEAPEPSAPSPSASPSPQAVCWPSGWH, via the exons ATGGCCGAAGCCTCTTCCAGCGCCGGGAGCACGTCCCTGGAGGGTGAGCGCGGCAAGAGGCCCCCTCCCGAAGGCGAACCTGCAGCCCCGGTGTCTGGAGTTCTGG ATAAGCTTTTTGGGAAGCGGCTTCTGCAGGCAGGTCGCTACCTGGTGTCCCACAAAGCGTGGATGAAGACAGTGCCCACAGAGAACTGCGACGTGCTGATGACCTTCCCAG ACACCACGGATGACCACACGCTGCTATGGCTGCTGAACCACATCCGCGTGGGCATCCCTGAGCTCATCGTGCAAGTCCGCCACCACCGCCACACTCGTGCCTATGCCTTCTTCGTCACGGCCACGTATGAGAG CCTACTCCGAGGGGCCGACGAGCTGGCTCTGCGCAAAGCAGTGAAGGCCGAGTTTGGCGGGGGCACCCGCGGCTTCTCCTGCGAGGAGGACTTCATCTACGAGAATGTGGAGAGTGAGCTGCGCTTCTTCACCTCCCAG GAGCGCCAGAGCATCATCCGCTTCTGGCTGCAGAATCTGCGAGCCAAGCAGGGCGAAGCCCTGCACAACGTTCGCTTCCTGGAGGACCAACCAATTA TCCCTGAGCTGGCAGCCCGTGGGATCATCCAGCAGGTATTCCCGGTCCACGAGCAGCGCATCCTGAACCGCCTGATGAAGTCTTGGGTGCAGGCTGTGTGTGAAAACCAGCCTCTAG ACGAGATCTGCGACTACTTTGGTGTGAAGATTGCCATGTATTTTGCCTGGCTGGGCTTTTACACATCGGCAATGGTGTACCCAGCTGTCTTTGGTTCTGTCCTGTACACATTCACTGAGGCTGATCAG ACAAGCCGGGATGTGTCATGTGTGGTCTTCGCGCTCTTCAATGTGGTCTGGTCAACACTGTTCTTGGAGGAATGGAAACAGAGGGGGGCAGAGCTGGCCTACAAGTGGGGGACGCTGGACTCCCCTGGCGAAGCTGTAGAGGAGCCACGACCCCAGTTCAGG GGTGTGAGACGTATTAGCCCTGTGACACGGGCGGAGGAATTCTACTACCCGCCCTGGAAGCGGATGCTCTTCCAGCTGCTTGTCAGTCTCCCCTTGTGTCTCACCTCCCTGGCCTGCGTGTTCCTGCTTATGCTTGGCTGCTTCCAGCTGCAG GAGCTGGTGCTGAGCGTGAAGGGGCTTCCTCGTCTTGCCCATTTCCTGCCCAAGGTTGTGCTGGCCCTGCTGGTCAGTGTGAGTGCTGAAGGCTATAAGAAGCTTGCTATCTGGCTCAATGACATGG AGAATTACCGGCTGGAGAGTGCCTACGAAAAGCACCTCATCATCAAGGTTGTCCTG TTCCAATTTGTCAACTCATACCTGAGCCTCTTCTACATTGGCTTCTACCTCAAAGACATGGAACGCCTGAAAGAG aTGCTGGCCACCCTGCTGATCACCCGCCAGTTCCTCCAGAATGTACGCGAGGTCCTGCAGCCGCACCTGTACCGGCGGCTGGGCCGAGGCGAGCTCGGCCTGCGGGCTGCCTGGGAGCTGGCCCGCGCTCTGCTGGGCTTGCTGAGCCTCCAGCACCCTGCGCCCCGCCACCTCGAGCCCCAGGCTGAAGAGGGTGGTGGCAGCAGTAGTGGGGGAGGCCGCAGGTGTCTCGGTGGAGGCTGTGGGGcacctgaggaggaggaggaggccacaGTGGAGCAACGGCCCCTGGGGGAAGATGGGGAAGTGGTGGACGGGCCAAGGGGGGAcaaggaggaggacgaggaggacgaggaggaggaggaggctgaggctgACGACGAGGAGGGCGAGGAGGGCGGCCCCCTGGACTGTGGGCTCCGGCTGAAGAAGGTCAGCTTCTCTGAGCGTGGGGCCAGGTGGCGGCAGCCCAGCCCGGAGGCCCTCCTGGAAGAAGGGAGCCCCACTATGGTGGAGAAAGGGCTGGAGCCAGGTGTACTCACACTGGCCGAGGAGGACGATGAGGCTGAGGGGGCTTCCAGCAGCCCTGAGCGGGACCCCCCAGCTACCCTGCTTCGCCGTGCTGGGGGTGAGGGCCGCGATCAGGGGCCCGACGGCGGCCCGGACTCAGAGCCGGGCCCTGGTGACTCCGCCCGGAGGCGGCGGCAGGACCGGTCGTCTTGGATCGACCCTCCTAAGGAGGAGCACGCGCCCCAGCTCACCCAGGCGGAGCTCGAGAGCTGTATGAGGAAGTACGAG GACACCTTCCAGGACTACCAGGAGATGTTCGTACAATTTGGCTATGTCGTGCTCTTCTCGTCCGCCTTCCCCCTGGCTGCGCTGTGCGCCCTGGTCAACAACCTCATCGAGATCCGCAGCGACGCGCTCAAGCTGTGCACGGGGCTGCAGCGGCCCTTTGGGCAGCGGGTGGAGAGCATCGGCCAGTGGCAG AAGGTGATGGAGGCTATGGGTGTCCTGGCAATCGTGGTCAACTGCTATCTGATTGGCCAGTGTGGGCAGCTGCAGCGCCTCTTTCCCTGGCTCAGCCCTGAGGCAGCCATCGTGTCAGTGGTGGTGCTCGag TACCTCATCCACGTGGCCATCCCTGACATTCCTGGTTGGGTGGCCGAGGAGATGGCCAAGCTCGAGTACCAGCGGCGGGAGGCCTTCAAG AGACACGAGCGCCAGGCGCAGCACCACTACCAgcagcagcagcggcggcggcgggaggaggaggagcgccAGCGCCATGCAGAGCACCATGCCCGGCGGGAGCGTGACGCTGGTGGCAGGGAGGAGGCACGGGCCGAGGGCTCCAGGCTGGACCCCGCTGCCCCTGAGAAGGCTTCAGCCAAGGCCAAGGGCGGCGGGCCAGGCGGCCACGGGCTGGAGCGGCCCAAGCGCCCAGGGTCCCTGCTGGCCCCCAACAATGTCATGAAGCTGAAGCAGATCATCCCACTGCAGGGCAAATTTCTGTCATCTGGTGCCACGTCCTCGCTGGCTGGCACAGGGACAGGCCCAGCTGCCCGGGCTCCCCCTGCCCAGTCACCCACAGGCAGTGACACCCGCCTGCCAGCCTTCCTCAGCTTCAAGTTCCTCAAGTCACCCGAGACCCGGCGGGACCCTGAGCGCAGCCATTCGCCCCCCAAGGCCTTCCATGCCGGCAAGCTCTTCCCCTTCGGCGGGGCCCGGGCTGAGGCCGGGGCCAAcggggcaggtgggcaggcccGGCCAGACGGGACCCTCAGCGGTGGCGGAGGCCGGGCCCAGCGGAGTGGGCCAACAGACGAGGCCTCGGCTGTGGAGCCAGACACCCCCAGGCCTGAAGAGGAAGCCTCAG GGACGGAGCTGGCCCTGGTGGGCGCCCCTGCCCTCCGCACCCGCCGCAGCCGGagccccgcgccgccgccgccgccaacGTCGCTGCCCCGGCCCCCGACACCTCCCCCCGGTTGCTGGCAGTGGGACGGGCCGTGGGGCTGCGGGGGCGAGGGCGCCGCCGCCCGCcaggcccccgcccccgccctcgCCGAGTGCCCGCCCTGCGCCCTGGCTGGGCCCCCGCccgccccccagcccctgcctggggACGCCAGCTTCTacagcctccctcccccaccactgcCGCCCAACTCCGAGGCCCCCGAGCCTTCTGCGCCCTCGCCCAGCGCCAGCCCGAGCCCCCAGGCCGTGTGCTGGCCGAGCGGCTGGCACTAG
- the ANO8 gene encoding anoctamin-8 isoform X1, which produces MAEASSSAGSTSLEGERGKRPPPEGEPAAPVSGVLDKLFGKRLLQAGRYLVSHKAWMKTVPTENCDVLMTFPDTTDDHTLLWLLNHIRVGIPELIVQVRHHRHTRAYAFFVTATYESLLRGADELALRKAVKAEFGGGTRGFSCEEDFIYENVESELRFFTSQERQSIIRFWLQNLRAKQGEALHNVRFLEDQPIIPELAARGIIQQVFPVHEQRILNRLMKSWVQAVCENQPLDEICDYFGVKIAMYFAWLGFYTSAMVYPAVFGSVLYTFTEADQTSRDVSCVVFALFNVVWSTLFLEEWKQRGAELAYKWGTLDSPGEAVEEPRPQFRGVRRISPVTRAEEFYYPPWKRMLFQLLVSLPLCLTSLACVFLLMLGCFQLQELVLSVKGLPRLAHFLPKVVLALLVSVSAEGYKKLAIWLNDMENYRLESAYEKHLIIKVVLFQFVNSYLSLFYIGFYLKDMERLKEMLATLLITRQFLQNVREVLQPHLYRRLGRGELGLRAAWELARALLGLLSLQHPAPRHLEPQAEEGGGSSSGGGRRCLGGGCGAPEEEEEATVEQRPLGEDGEVVDGPRGDKEEDEEDEEEEEAEADDEEGEEGGPLDCGLRLKKVSFSERGARWRQPSPEALLEEGSPTMVEKGLEPGVLTLAEEDDEAEGASSSPERDPPATLLRRAGGEGRDQGPDGGPDSEPGPGDSARRRRQDRSSWIDPPKEEHAPQLTQAELESCMRKYEDTFQDYQEMFVQFGYVVLFSSAFPLAALCALVNNLIEIRSDALKLCTGLQRPFGQRVESIGQWQKVMEAMGVLAIVVNCYLIGQCGQLQRLFPWLSPEAAIVSVVVLEHFALLLKYLIHVAIPDIPGWVAEEMAKLEYQRREAFKRHERQAQHHYQQQQRRRREEEERQRHAEHHARRERDAGGREEARAEGSRLDPAAPEKASAKAKGGGPGGHGLERPKRPGSLLAPNNVMKLKQIIPLQGKFLSSGATSSLAGTGTGPAARAPPAQSPTGSDTRLPAFLSFKFLKSPETRRDPERSHSPPKAFHAGKLFPFGGARAEAGANGAGGQARPDGTLSGGGGRAQRSGPTDEASAVEPDTPRPEEEASGTELALVGAPALRTRRSRSPAPPPPPTSLPRPPTPPPGCWQWDGPWGCGGEGAAARQAPAPALAECPPCALAGPPPAPQPLPGDASFYSLPPPPLPPNSEAPEPSAPSPSASPSPQAVCWPSGWH; this is translated from the exons ATGGCCGAAGCCTCTTCCAGCGCCGGGAGCACGTCCCTGGAGGGTGAGCGCGGCAAGAGGCCCCCTCCCGAAGGCGAACCTGCAGCCCCGGTGTCTGGAGTTCTGG ATAAGCTTTTTGGGAAGCGGCTTCTGCAGGCAGGTCGCTACCTGGTGTCCCACAAAGCGTGGATGAAGACAGTGCCCACAGAGAACTGCGACGTGCTGATGACCTTCCCAG ACACCACGGATGACCACACGCTGCTATGGCTGCTGAACCACATCCGCGTGGGCATCCCTGAGCTCATCGTGCAAGTCCGCCACCACCGCCACACTCGTGCCTATGCCTTCTTCGTCACGGCCACGTATGAGAG CCTACTCCGAGGGGCCGACGAGCTGGCTCTGCGCAAAGCAGTGAAGGCCGAGTTTGGCGGGGGCACCCGCGGCTTCTCCTGCGAGGAGGACTTCATCTACGAGAATGTGGAGAGTGAGCTGCGCTTCTTCACCTCCCAG GAGCGCCAGAGCATCATCCGCTTCTGGCTGCAGAATCTGCGAGCCAAGCAGGGCGAAGCCCTGCACAACGTTCGCTTCCTGGAGGACCAACCAATTA TCCCTGAGCTGGCAGCCCGTGGGATCATCCAGCAGGTATTCCCGGTCCACGAGCAGCGCATCCTGAACCGCCTGATGAAGTCTTGGGTGCAGGCTGTGTGTGAAAACCAGCCTCTAG ACGAGATCTGCGACTACTTTGGTGTGAAGATTGCCATGTATTTTGCCTGGCTGGGCTTTTACACATCGGCAATGGTGTACCCAGCTGTCTTTGGTTCTGTCCTGTACACATTCACTGAGGCTGATCAG ACAAGCCGGGATGTGTCATGTGTGGTCTTCGCGCTCTTCAATGTGGTCTGGTCAACACTGTTCTTGGAGGAATGGAAACAGAGGGGGGCAGAGCTGGCCTACAAGTGGGGGACGCTGGACTCCCCTGGCGAAGCTGTAGAGGAGCCACGACCCCAGTTCAGG GGTGTGAGACGTATTAGCCCTGTGACACGGGCGGAGGAATTCTACTACCCGCCCTGGAAGCGGATGCTCTTCCAGCTGCTTGTCAGTCTCCCCTTGTGTCTCACCTCCCTGGCCTGCGTGTTCCTGCTTATGCTTGGCTGCTTCCAGCTGCAG GAGCTGGTGCTGAGCGTGAAGGGGCTTCCTCGTCTTGCCCATTTCCTGCCCAAGGTTGTGCTGGCCCTGCTGGTCAGTGTGAGTGCTGAAGGCTATAAGAAGCTTGCTATCTGGCTCAATGACATGG AGAATTACCGGCTGGAGAGTGCCTACGAAAAGCACCTCATCATCAAGGTTGTCCTG TTCCAATTTGTCAACTCATACCTGAGCCTCTTCTACATTGGCTTCTACCTCAAAGACATGGAACGCCTGAAAGAG aTGCTGGCCACCCTGCTGATCACCCGCCAGTTCCTCCAGAATGTACGCGAGGTCCTGCAGCCGCACCTGTACCGGCGGCTGGGCCGAGGCGAGCTCGGCCTGCGGGCTGCCTGGGAGCTGGCCCGCGCTCTGCTGGGCTTGCTGAGCCTCCAGCACCCTGCGCCCCGCCACCTCGAGCCCCAGGCTGAAGAGGGTGGTGGCAGCAGTAGTGGGGGAGGCCGCAGGTGTCTCGGTGGAGGCTGTGGGGcacctgaggaggaggaggaggccacaGTGGAGCAACGGCCCCTGGGGGAAGATGGGGAAGTGGTGGACGGGCCAAGGGGGGAcaaggaggaggacgaggaggacgaggaggaggaggaggctgaggctgACGACGAGGAGGGCGAGGAGGGCGGCCCCCTGGACTGTGGGCTCCGGCTGAAGAAGGTCAGCTTCTCTGAGCGTGGGGCCAGGTGGCGGCAGCCCAGCCCGGAGGCCCTCCTGGAAGAAGGGAGCCCCACTATGGTGGAGAAAGGGCTGGAGCCAGGTGTACTCACACTGGCCGAGGAGGACGATGAGGCTGAGGGGGCTTCCAGCAGCCCTGAGCGGGACCCCCCAGCTACCCTGCTTCGCCGTGCTGGGGGTGAGGGCCGCGATCAGGGGCCCGACGGCGGCCCGGACTCAGAGCCGGGCCCTGGTGACTCCGCCCGGAGGCGGCGGCAGGACCGGTCGTCTTGGATCGACCCTCCTAAGGAGGAGCACGCGCCCCAGCTCACCCAGGCGGAGCTCGAGAGCTGTATGAGGAAGTACGAG GACACCTTCCAGGACTACCAGGAGATGTTCGTACAATTTGGCTATGTCGTGCTCTTCTCGTCCGCCTTCCCCCTGGCTGCGCTGTGCGCCCTGGTCAACAACCTCATCGAGATCCGCAGCGACGCGCTCAAGCTGTGCACGGGGCTGCAGCGGCCCTTTGGGCAGCGGGTGGAGAGCATCGGCCAGTGGCAG AAGGTGATGGAGGCTATGGGTGTCCTGGCAATCGTGGTCAACTGCTATCTGATTGGCCAGTGTGGGCAGCTGCAGCGCCTCTTTCCCTGGCTCAGCCCTGAGGCAGCCATCGTGTCAGTGGTGGTGCTCGag CACTTCGCTCTGCTCCTCAAGTACCTCATCCACGTGGCCATCCCTGACATTCCTGGTTGGGTGGCCGAGGAGATGGCCAAGCTCGAGTACCAGCGGCGGGAGGCCTTCAAG AGACACGAGCGCCAGGCGCAGCACCACTACCAgcagcagcagcggcggcggcgggaggaggaggagcgccAGCGCCATGCAGAGCACCATGCCCGGCGGGAGCGTGACGCTGGTGGCAGGGAGGAGGCACGGGCCGAGGGCTCCAGGCTGGACCCCGCTGCCCCTGAGAAGGCTTCAGCCAAGGCCAAGGGCGGCGGGCCAGGCGGCCACGGGCTGGAGCGGCCCAAGCGCCCAGGGTCCCTGCTGGCCCCCAACAATGTCATGAAGCTGAAGCAGATCATCCCACTGCAGGGCAAATTTCTGTCATCTGGTGCCACGTCCTCGCTGGCTGGCACAGGGACAGGCCCAGCTGCCCGGGCTCCCCCTGCCCAGTCACCCACAGGCAGTGACACCCGCCTGCCAGCCTTCCTCAGCTTCAAGTTCCTCAAGTCACCCGAGACCCGGCGGGACCCTGAGCGCAGCCATTCGCCCCCCAAGGCCTTCCATGCCGGCAAGCTCTTCCCCTTCGGCGGGGCCCGGGCTGAGGCCGGGGCCAAcggggcaggtgggcaggcccGGCCAGACGGGACCCTCAGCGGTGGCGGAGGCCGGGCCCAGCGGAGTGGGCCAACAGACGAGGCCTCGGCTGTGGAGCCAGACACCCCCAGGCCTGAAGAGGAAGCCTCAG GGACGGAGCTGGCCCTGGTGGGCGCCCCTGCCCTCCGCACCCGCCGCAGCCGGagccccgcgccgccgccgccgccaacGTCGCTGCCCCGGCCCCCGACACCTCCCCCCGGTTGCTGGCAGTGGGACGGGCCGTGGGGCTGCGGGGGCGAGGGCGCCGCCGCCCGCcaggcccccgcccccgccctcgCCGAGTGCCCGCCCTGCGCCCTGGCTGGGCCCCCGCccgccccccagcccctgcctggggACGCCAGCTTCTacagcctccctcccccaccactgcCGCCCAACTCCGAGGCCCCCGAGCCTTCTGCGCCCTCGCCCAGCGCCAGCCCGAGCCCCCAGGCCGTGTGCTGGCCGAGCGGCTGGCACTAG